The Aeromicrobium senzhongii genome includes a window with the following:
- a CDS encoding amino acid ABC transporter permease, with protein MSTLLFDVPGPRARRRHRILSIVTVLGVIALLGAALWRLASTGQFDYGLWEVFVTPAYVEIILEGLYYTLLAAVMAIAGALVFGMLFGIGKLSDHAWVRWPCWAVVEFFRAVPLFILITYLWALYKFPIGLLAPLVIGLILYNGSVLAETFRAGINAVPKGQVEAAYALGMRKSAVMRIVQLPQAIKIMTPAIISQCIVALKDTSLGYIIVAPGLTYAGRQIWREFDNQLQVALVLGAIYIILNLILEQVGRFAQRRLTESRSTDARPQAEVPVLVAP; from the coding sequence ATGAGCACCCTGCTGTTCGACGTCCCCGGGCCGCGCGCCCGCCGCCGTCACCGGATCCTCTCGATCGTCACGGTCCTCGGCGTCATCGCGTTGCTCGGCGCGGCGCTCTGGCGCTTGGCCTCCACGGGCCAGTTCGACTACGGCCTGTGGGAGGTCTTCGTCACTCCCGCCTACGTCGAGATCATCCTGGAAGGGCTCTACTACACGCTGCTCGCGGCCGTCATGGCGATCGCCGGTGCGCTCGTTTTCGGCATGCTGTTCGGCATCGGCAAGCTGTCCGACCACGCCTGGGTGCGCTGGCCGTGCTGGGCCGTCGTCGAGTTCTTCCGGGCCGTTCCGCTCTTCATCCTGATCACGTACCTGTGGGCGCTGTACAAGTTCCCGATCGGGCTGCTCGCGCCACTGGTGATCGGCCTGATCCTCTACAACGGCTCGGTCCTGGCCGAGACGTTCCGCGCCGGCATCAACGCCGTTCCCAAGGGCCAGGTCGAGGCGGCGTACGCGCTCGGCATGCGCAAGAGCGCGGTGATGCGCATCGTGCAGCTGCCGCAGGCGATCAAGATCATGACCCCCGCGATCATCAGTCAGTGCATCGTCGCGCTGAAGGACACGTCGCTGGGCTACATCATCGTGGCCCCCGGTCTGACCTACGCCGGCCGCCAGATCTGGCGCGAGTTCGACAACCAGCTGCAGGTCGCGCTGGTCCTCGGGGCGATCTACATCATCCTCAACCTGATCCTCGAGCAGGTGGGTCGCTTCGCGCAGCGCCGGCTGACCGAATCGCGGTCCACCGACGCCCGGCCGCAGGCCGAGGTGCCGGTCCTCGTGGCACCCTGA
- a CDS encoding CinA family protein — protein MTVASASDVVAALRAAGQTVATAESLTGGLVCATLVDVPGASVVVRGGVIAYQPDLKTALLGVDADLIAREGTVDAAVAEQLALGACARLGATWGLGTTGVAGPGPAEGHRAGTVHVAVAGPDGVRSRRLQLDGDRDEVRRAAVRAVLADLHYRLGKNNGSADVEPDREGGGDDRDA, from the coding sequence GTGACCGTGGCGTCCGCCTCCGACGTGGTGGCGGCCCTGCGCGCCGCGGGACAGACCGTCGCGACCGCTGAGTCGCTCACCGGCGGCCTGGTCTGCGCGACGCTCGTCGACGTGCCGGGAGCCTCGGTCGTGGTGCGCGGGGGAGTCATCGCCTACCAGCCCGATCTCAAGACCGCCCTGCTGGGCGTGGACGCCGACCTGATCGCCCGTGAGGGCACCGTCGACGCTGCGGTGGCCGAGCAGCTGGCACTCGGTGCGTGCGCACGGCTGGGCGCCACCTGGGGCCTGGGCACGACCGGTGTCGCCGGTCCGGGCCCGGCCGAGGGTCATCGCGCCGGCACCGTCCACGTCGCCGTGGCGGGCCCCGATGGCGTGCGCTCACGCCGGCTGCAACTGGACGGGGACCGCGACGAGGTGCGGCGAGCAGCGGTCCGCGCCGTCCTGGCGGACCTGCACTATAGGCTGGGGAAGAACAACGGCTCGGCGGACGTTGAGCCTGACAGGGAAGGTGGTGGCGATGACCGCGATGCGTGA
- a CDS encoding regulatory protein RecX codes for MLDPTDPDADPRAVIVAGRTIAMDRLAARDRSRGELLDALARRRFPEDVAIVVVDQLQSEGLVDDERFARTWVEQRGRAKGLARSVLRMELQRKGVAAEIIGTVLEDVDPDAERQAAHRLVQRKLRSVQGLDQSVQVRRLTAMLARKGYAPQVAFDVVRAELDAETEPLEST; via the coding sequence ATGCTGGACCCCACCGACCCGGACGCTGATCCGAGGGCGGTCATCGTCGCCGGCCGGACGATCGCGATGGATCGTCTGGCCGCGCGCGATCGCAGTCGCGGTGAGCTGCTCGATGCTCTCGCTCGTCGGCGGTTCCCCGAGGACGTCGCCATCGTCGTCGTCGACCAGTTGCAGTCCGAAGGGCTGGTCGACGACGAGCGGTTCGCCCGGACGTGGGTCGAGCAGCGGGGCCGAGCCAAAGGGCTCGCCCGATCGGTGCTGCGCATGGAGTTGCAGCGCAAGGGCGTCGCCGCTGAGATCATCGGCACGGTCCTGGAGGACGTCGATCCCGACGCCGAGCGCCAGGCCGCGCACCGGCTGGTCCAGCGCAAGCTGCGCTCCGTGCAGGGGCTCGACCAGTCGGTCCAGGTGCGGCGGCTGACCGCGATGCTCGCGCGCAAGGGCTACGCCCCGCAGGTGGCGTTCGACGTCGTCCGGGCCGAGCTCGATGCCGAGACCGAACCGCTCGAGTCGACCTAG
- a CDS encoding type 1 glutamine amidotransferase domain-containing protein — translation MSDLPDLTGKRVAIIATDHFEESELTTPRDSLEDAGADVRIFAPHPGTLQAMQGDTDKTISVRVDGTLDEFDQGWPDAFVFPGGTVNADHLRIDEQAQRIITNALESGAPVAAICHAPWLLVSADLVKGKRLTSFPSLAVDVRNAGGDWVDETVVVDGNLITSRNPDDLPAFVGAIADALVS, via the coding sequence ATGAGCGATCTCCCCGACCTGACCGGCAAGCGTGTCGCCATCATCGCGACCGACCACTTCGAGGAATCCGAACTCACGACCCCTCGTGACAGTCTCGAGGACGCGGGAGCGGACGTGCGCATCTTCGCCCCTCACCCCGGCACCCTGCAGGCGATGCAGGGCGACACCGACAAGACGATCTCGGTGCGGGTGGACGGCACCCTGGACGAGTTCGACCAGGGCTGGCCCGACGCCTTCGTCTTCCCCGGCGGCACCGTGAACGCCGACCACCTGCGCATCGACGAGCAGGCCCAGCGGATCATCACGAACGCCCTCGAGTCGGGTGCGCCCGTGGCGGCGATCTGCCACGCGCCCTGGCTGCTGGTCTCGGCCGACCTGGTCAAGGGCAAGCGCCTGACCAGCTTCCCGAGCCTCGCGGTGGACGTGAGGAACGCCGGCGGCGACTGGGTCGACGAGACCGTCGTCGTCGACGGCAACCTGATCACGAGCCGCAACCCCGACGACCTGCCCGCGTTCGTCGGCGCCATCGCCGACGCCCTCGTGTCCTGA
- the recA gene encoding recombinase RecA, translated as MAKNTSTTGSNRDIPKDRANKDKAIENALAQIDRSYGKGAVMRLGDQARAPIEIIPTGAISLDVALGIGGLPRGRVVEIYGPESSGKTTVALHAVANAQKAGGVAAFIDAEHALDPEYARKLGVDTDALLVSQPDSGEQALEIADMLIRSGALDIIVIDSVAALVPRAEIDGEMGDSHVGLQARLMSQALRKMTGAINGSGTTAIFINQLREKIGVMFGSPETTTGGKALKFYASVRLDVRRIETLKDGTDMVGNRTRVKVVKNKMAPPFKQAEFDIMYGQGISREGSLIDMGVEAGFVRKAGAWYTYEGDQLGQGKENARAFLRDNPDLADELDKRIKEHLGIGAKLDEPADAAVADDPAGDLSAADF; from the coding sequence ATGGCTAAGAACACCAGCACCACTGGTTCGAACCGCGACATCCCCAAGGACCGCGCCAACAAGGACAAGGCGATCGAGAACGCCCTCGCCCAGATCGACCGGTCCTACGGCAAGGGTGCCGTGATGCGGCTGGGTGACCAGGCCCGCGCGCCGATCGAGATCATCCCGACCGGTGCCATCTCCTTGGACGTCGCGCTGGGCATCGGCGGACTGCCCCGCGGTCGTGTCGTTGAGATCTACGGCCCGGAGTCCTCGGGCAAGACCACGGTCGCCCTGCACGCGGTGGCCAACGCCCAGAAGGCCGGCGGCGTCGCGGCGTTCATCGACGCCGAGCACGCGCTCGACCCCGAGTACGCCCGCAAGCTGGGTGTCGACACCGACGCGTTGCTGGTGTCGCAGCCCGACTCCGGCGAGCAGGCGCTCGAGATCGCCGACATGCTGATCCGCTCCGGCGCCCTCGACATCATCGTCATCGACTCCGTGGCGGCCCTGGTGCCCCGCGCCGAGATCGACGGCGAGATGGGCGACAGCCACGTCGGCCTGCAGGCCCGCCTCATGAGCCAGGCGCTGCGCAAGATGACCGGTGCCATCAACGGCTCGGGCACGACGGCGATCTTCATCAACCAGCTGCGCGAGAAGATCGGCGTGATGTTCGGCAGCCCCGAGACCACCACGGGCGGCAAGGCACTGAAGTTCTACGCCTCGGTGCGCCTCGACGTGCGTCGCATCGAGACCCTCAAGGACGGCACCGACATGGTCGGCAACCGCACCCGGGTCAAGGTCGTCAAGAACAAGATGGCCCCGCCGTTCAAGCAGGCCGAGTTCGACATCATGTACGGCCAGGGGATCAGCCGTGAGGGCAGCCTGATCGACATGGGCGTCGAGGCGGGCTTCGTCCGCAAGGCCGGTGCTTGGTACACGTACGAGGGCGACCAGCTGGGCCAGGGCAAGGAGAACGCGCGCGCCTTCCTGCGTGACAACCCGGACCTGGCCGACGAGCTCGACAAGCGGATCAAGGAGCACCTCGGTATCGGGGCGAAGCTCGACGAGCCCGCCGATGCCGCGGTGGCCGACGACCCCGCGGGCGACCTCTCGGCCGCCGATTTCTGA
- a CDS encoding amino acid ABC transporter permease, protein MDFTFLQDSWELLLKGFWVTLRVFLASGLIALVVGTFIAVSRVSPVPAMRAVGTAYVTLFRNTPLLLLLFITYYGLPAMDIDFGFFWNISLAAGLYTAAFVCEALRSGINGVPVGQAEAARAVGMPFSLTMTQVILPQAFRLVVPPMASVFIALAKNTSLVAALGLADIAFRLQGLMRDYPSSRTAVFLTIAAMYIVIVAAISLLASWAERRWKVVAR, encoded by the coding sequence GTGGACTTCACGTTCTTGCAGGACAGCTGGGAACTGCTCCTCAAGGGCTTCTGGGTCACGCTGCGGGTCTTCTTGGCCAGCGGCCTCATCGCCCTCGTCGTCGGCACGTTCATCGCCGTGAGCCGGGTCAGCCCGGTCCCGGCGATGCGTGCCGTCGGCACCGCCTACGTCACGCTCTTTCGCAACACTCCCCTGCTGCTGCTGCTGTTCATCACCTACTACGGACTGCCGGCGATGGACATCGACTTCGGCTTCTTCTGGAACATCTCGCTGGCCGCGGGCCTCTACACCGCGGCGTTCGTGTGCGAGGCGCTGCGCTCGGGCATCAACGGCGTGCCCGTCGGGCAGGCTGAGGCGGCCCGCGCCGTGGGCATGCCCTTCAGCCTGACGATGACGCAGGTGATCCTGCCCCAGGCGTTCCGCCTCGTGGTGCCGCCGATGGCCAGCGTCTTCATCGCACTGGCGAAGAACACGTCCCTCGTCGCCGCGCTCGGCCTGGCCGACATCGCGTTCCGCCTCCAGGGCCTGATGCGCGACTACCCCAGCTCGCGTACGGCGGTATTCCTCACCATCGCGGCGATGTACATCGTCATCGTCGCGGCGATCTCGCTGCTGGCCTCGTGGGCCGAGCGTCGCTGGAAGGTGGTCGCCCGATGA
- a CDS encoding DUF2752 domain-containing protein, with the protein MAAGISRRRGAFAFSAVTLAGLAAIAVVAARSPEESGHYPTCPFLAVTGLFCPGCGSLRALHALAHGDLATAWDRNPLAVLLLPAVLVAWAAWGLRLLGRRAWHPSRIPAGWIWALLVVVLTYWVARNVPGWTWLSPA; encoded by the coding sequence GTGGCCGCCGGGATCTCCCGGCGGCGCGGGGCGTTCGCGTTCTCAGCGGTCACCCTCGCCGGCCTGGCCGCCATCGCTGTCGTCGCCGCCCGCTCCCCGGAGGAGTCCGGGCACTACCCGACCTGCCCCTTCCTCGCCGTCACGGGCCTGTTCTGCCCGGGGTGCGGCAGCCTGCGTGCCCTGCACGCGCTGGCTCACGGCGATCTCGCGACCGCGTGGGATCGCAACCCGCTCGCCGTGCTGCTGTTGCCCGCCGTCCTGGTGGCCTGGGCGGCCTGGGGCCTGCGCCTGCTCGGCCGGCGCGCGTGGCATCCCAGCCGGATTCCGGCAGGGTGGATCTGGGCGCTGCTGGTGGTCGTCCTGACGTACTGGGTGGCGCGCAATGTGCCCGGCTGGACGTGGCTCTCACCGGCCTGA
- a CDS encoding amidohydrolase, with protein sequence MSSLLLRHVRLVPVRSAAPTEPVSLRIRDGAIVDLAPELRAERGDRVVDADGRWTIPGLWDQHVHLTQWAQTRSRLDVSGTRDPAEVIRLVREELAATPDGDWVFGYGFRLTDWDRVPTVAELDAVSGVRPVVLTSGDAHTGWLNTAALSALGADPTDEPVTEAPWFTLMTQVVELTAQQDGGSGIAETVHEAAARGVVGIVDFEFAEPLLTWPERVARGVDALTVRRAVYPEYLESVISAGLRTGSPLTPGGVVTIGPLKIISDGSLNTRTAFCHESYPGGGDRGVQNHDRAELVALLRRAATNGLEAAVHAIGDAAAHEALAAFSASGAVGSIEHAQLMTPDDIVAMAALGVRASVQPAHLLDDRDAAVQLWPGREQHCFALRSLLDAGVGVVFGSDAPVSPLDPWAAMAAAVHRSADDRAPWTPEEAVTVREALAASVDGQDTPRVGQRGDLVLLDRDPLAHTDDSGAAATLLRSVGVEATVRAGQFTHTAAGFVR encoded by the coding sequence GTGAGCTCCCTGCTGCTGCGCCACGTCCGGCTCGTGCCGGTGCGTTCGGCGGCGCCGACCGAACCGGTGTCGCTGCGGATCCGTGACGGCGCGATCGTCGATCTCGCGCCCGAGCTGCGTGCCGAACGGGGCGACCGCGTGGTCGACGCCGACGGACGCTGGACCATCCCGGGCCTGTGGGACCAGCACGTCCATCTGACCCAGTGGGCCCAGACCCGCAGCCGCCTGGACGTCTCGGGTACGCGCGATCCCGCCGAGGTCATCCGGCTCGTCCGCGAGGAGCTGGCCGCCACGCCCGACGGCGACTGGGTGTTCGGCTACGGCTTCCGCCTCACCGACTGGGACCGGGTTCCCACGGTCGCCGAGCTCGACGCCGTCTCGGGCGTCCGCCCTGTCGTGCTGACCAGCGGGGATGCCCACACGGGCTGGCTGAACACGGCCGCCCTCTCCGCCCTCGGCGCTGATCCGACCGACGAGCCCGTCACCGAGGCACCCTGGTTCACGCTCATGACGCAGGTGGTCGAGCTCACCGCACAGCAGGACGGCGGCTCGGGCATCGCCGAGACCGTTCACGAGGCCGCCGCCCGCGGCGTGGTGGGCATCGTCGACTTCGAGTTCGCCGAGCCGCTGCTGACGTGGCCTGAGCGCGTCGCCCGCGGTGTCGACGCCCTGACGGTGCGGCGCGCGGTCTACCCCGAGTACCTGGAGTCCGTGATCTCCGCCGGGCTGAGGACCGGCTCGCCGCTGACGCCCGGCGGCGTCGTCACGATCGGCCCGCTCAAGATCATCTCCGACGGGTCGCTGAACACCCGCACGGCGTTCTGCCACGAGTCGTACCCCGGTGGGGGCGACCGCGGGGTCCAGAACCACGACCGGGCCGAGCTGGTCGCGCTGCTGCGACGTGCCGCGACCAACGGCCTCGAGGCAGCGGTCCACGCCATCGGCGACGCGGCCGCCCACGAGGCTCTGGCAGCCTTCTCCGCGTCCGGCGCGGTCGGCAGCATCGAGCACGCGCAACTGATGACCCCGGACGACATCGTCGCCATGGCGGCACTCGGCGTCCGGGCCAGCGTCCAGCCCGCGCACCTGCTCGACGATCGCGACGCCGCGGTGCAGCTGTGGCCGGGGCGCGAGCAGCACTGCTTCGCGCTGCGTTCCCTGCTCGACGCCGGCGTCGGCGTCGTTTTCGGCTCCGACGCGCCGGTCTCGCCGCTCGACCCGTGGGCCGCCATGGCTGCCGCCGTCCACCGCTCAGCTGATGACCGGGCGCCGTGGACTCCAGAGGAGGCGGTCACGGTGCGCGAGGCGCTCGCCGCCAGCGTCGACGGTCAGGACACGCCCCGGGTCGGGCAACGCGGCGATCTGGTCCTGCTCGACCGGGATCCGCTCGCGCACACCGACGACTCGGGGGCCGCGGCCACCCTGCTGCGCTCGGTCGGCGTCGAGGCCACGGTGCGCGCCGGACAGTTCACCCACACCGCGGCCGGCTTCGTACGCTGA
- a CDS encoding GNAT family N-acetyltransferase: MFAFRAATEADLPLFVRWRSRPHVLTWFPDPVPDLAAARDRFGGRLAGRDPVRLWIAELGGAPIGYLQSFEVAADDDLTVRCQDPDAVAFDYLIGEPELIDRGLGSEMIDRFCRDVLVPQYPRAPRFLAAPDARNHRSLRVLAKCGFTAGLWIQPEGAPWADIVCTARRERFE; this comes from the coding sequence GTGTTCGCCTTCCGCGCCGCCACCGAGGCGGACCTGCCGTTGTTCGTGCGGTGGCGGAGCCGTCCTCACGTCCTGACGTGGTTTCCCGATCCGGTGCCCGACCTGGCCGCGGCGCGCGATCGCTTCGGTGGGCGGTTGGCGGGTCGCGACCCGGTGCGGCTGTGGATCGCCGAGCTCGGGGGAGCCCCGATCGGATACCTCCAGAGCTTCGAGGTGGCCGCCGACGACGACCTGACGGTGCGCTGCCAGGACCCGGACGCGGTGGCGTTCGACTACCTCATCGGCGAGCCGGAGTTGATCGACCGCGGGCTCGGCAGCGAGATGATCGATCGGTTCTGCCGCGACGTGCTCGTGCCGCAGTATCCGAGGGCTCCGCGGTTCCTCGCGGCGCCCGACGCGCGCAACCATCGCTCGCTGCGGGTGTTGGCCAAGTGCGGGTTCACGGCAGGACTGTGGATCCAGCCCGAGGGGGCACCGTGGGCCGACATCGTGTGCACGGCGAGGCGCGAACGCTTCGAGTGA
- a CDS encoding CDP-alcohol phosphatidyltransferase family protein, whose product MDSSPPATTPSNWNVPNALTVIRILGVPVFGWLLLHDGGESVGYRIAAWAAFVVLMATDKIDGDIARKHNLITDFGKMADPIADKALTGMAFIGLAIIFNDQTWGPVFWAAVIAMLVREWGITVMRMVMVRRGFVMPAGRGGKLKTVLQSVAVAGYCLPLELWDGLVPAVLLWITHVVMAAALALALVTGVQYVIDARRLAAEAPADDLAR is encoded by the coding sequence ATGGATTCCTCGCCCCCGGCAACCACGCCGAGCAACTGGAACGTCCCGAACGCCCTGACGGTCATCCGGATCCTCGGTGTTCCGGTCTTCGGTTGGCTGTTGCTGCACGACGGTGGCGAGTCGGTCGGGTACCGGATCGCCGCGTGGGCAGCGTTCGTGGTCCTGATGGCCACCGACAAGATCGACGGCGACATCGCCCGCAAGCACAACCTCATCACCGACTTCGGCAAGATGGCCGACCCGATCGCCGACAAGGCCCTCACCGGCATGGCCTTCATCGGACTGGCGATCATCTTCAACGACCAGACGTGGGGACCGGTCTTCTGGGCTGCGGTCATCGCGATGCTGGTGCGTGAATGGGGGATCACCGTCATGCGGATGGTGATGGTCCGCCGCGGCTTCGTCATGCCGGCCGGTCGCGGGGGCAAGCTCAAGACCGTGCTGCAGTCCGTGGCCGTCGCGGGGTACTGCCTGCCGCTCGAGTTGTGGGACGGTCTCGTCCCGGCGGTGCTGCTGTGGATCACCCACGTCGTGATGGCCGCGGCGCTCGCGCTGGCGCTGGTGACCGGCGTCCAGTACGTCATCGACGCCCGGCGACTGGCCGCGGAGGCACCGGCCGACGACCTCGCGCGGTGA
- a CDS encoding CD225/dispanin family protein: MSYNAPPPPPSGPVGQTPPPNNLVWAILTTLFCCLPLGVVSIVYAAQVNGKFAAGDLAGAQDSSRKAKTWAIWSAVVGLVAIVLYVIFIVIVASNGDSTSTSL, from the coding sequence ATGTCTTACAACGCTCCGCCGCCGCCCCCCTCGGGACCGGTCGGACAGACGCCGCCGCCGAACAACCTCGTGTGGGCCATCCTCACGACGCTGTTCTGCTGCCTGCCGCTCGGCGTGGTCTCGATCGTCTACGCGGCGCAGGTGAACGGCAAGTTCGCCGCCGGCGATCTCGCCGGGGCCCAGGACTCCTCGCGCAAGGCCAAGACGTGGGCCATCTGGTCCGCCGTCGTCGGTCTCGTGGCGATCGTCCTGTACGTCATCTTCATCGTGATCGTGGCCAGCAATGGCGACTCCACGTCGACGAGCCTCTGA
- a CDS encoding helix-turn-helix domain-containing protein — MTAMRELIGDVLRARRLAEGLTLRDVSERARISLGYISEVERGQKEASSELLAALAQALDVPLSKVLLDVSSLLELEEAADLATVSSIAREEARASAA, encoded by the coding sequence ATGACCGCGATGCGTGAACTCATCGGCGACGTGCTCCGGGCACGTCGGCTCGCCGAAGGCCTGACCCTGCGCGACGTCTCCGAGCGGGCTCGGATCAGCTTGGGATACATCTCCGAGGTCGAGCGCGGCCAGAAGGAGGCCAGCTCCGAGCTGCTCGCCGCCCTGGCCCAGGCGCTCGACGTCCCGCTGAGCAAGGTGCTGCTCGACGTCAGCTCGCTGCTCGAACTCGAGGAAGCCGCCGACCTGGCGACCGTGTCGTCGATCGCGCGCGAAGAGGCCCGGGCCTCCGCAGCGTGA
- a CDS encoding DUF3046 domain-containing protein — MRHSEFWQRMEAALGAAYASSWARQQAIGALGGRTPVEALEAGVDPQQVWRAVHATLDLPARER, encoded by the coding sequence GTGAGGCACAGCGAGTTCTGGCAGCGCATGGAAGCTGCCCTCGGGGCGGCGTATGCCAGTTCCTGGGCCCGCCAGCAGGCGATCGGCGCCTTGGGCGGTCGCACCCCGGTCGAGGCCCTCGAAGCCGGTGTCGACCCCCAACAGGTGTGGCGCGCGGTGCACGCGACGCTCGACCTGCCCGCGCGCGAACGTTGA